Proteins encoded together in one Pseudomonas sp. Seg1 window:
- a CDS encoding FMN-binding negative transcriptional regulator, with protein sequence MYTPRAFAIDELSQLHELILATRLAILVTHGENGLQASHVPVLLHCEQGENGTLYGHLAKANPQWKDLRDGAEAMLIFAGPDAYVSPGFYPSKAEHGRVVPTWNYIAVHAYGHAETFSDGGRLLDIVSTLTDRHEAGRAQPWKVDDAPADYIDGMLKAIVGFAIPIDRLEGKRKLSQNRSAEDIAGVREGLAASPDINDQTLAQLMR encoded by the coding sequence ATGTATACGCCGCGCGCCTTTGCCATCGACGAGTTGTCGCAACTCCACGAACTGATCCTCGCCACCCGCCTCGCCATTCTCGTGACCCACGGCGAAAACGGTCTGCAGGCCAGTCATGTCCCCGTGCTGCTGCATTGCGAGCAAGGCGAAAATGGCACGCTGTACGGGCATCTGGCCAAGGCCAATCCGCAGTGGAAAGACCTGCGCGACGGCGCCGAAGCCATGCTGATTTTTGCCGGTCCCGACGCCTACGTCAGCCCGGGCTTTTATCCGAGCAAGGCCGAACACGGCAGAGTCGTGCCGACCTGGAACTACATCGCTGTGCACGCCTACGGCCATGCCGAAACCTTCAGCGATGGCGGGCGACTGCTCGACATCGTCAGCACCCTCACCGACCGCCACGAAGCGGGCCGCGCGCAGCCATGGAAAGTCGACGACGCCCCCGCCGACTACATCGACGGGATGCTCAAGGCCATCGTCGGTTTCGCCATTCCCATCGACCGGCTGGAGGGCAAGCGCAAGCTCAGCCAGAACCGCAGCGCCGAAGACATTGCCGGCGTGCGCGAAGGTCTGGCCGCCAGCCCCGACATCAACGACCAAACCCTTGCCCAATTGATGCGTTAA
- a CDS encoding ankyrin repeat domain-containing protein, protein MALFRYCAQRVVLAALINLPMAAHAIELNWWGLPPKAVVDKPEYARTIIPMPTAAETPTPSVGLLSGFRGLFYLNVYRDQDYRERTQKLGPIPLLTAEEFHSCITEFQYLNLGSSASRTDIAPGIVVDTLAFDCVKSSGWETKRYLLIDSRAPGTPLLALGRIRNDHLLSFQPLQDTPAAVLDTWLKGVEGARGARGAMRYQVPDAPLSIEVDPKPYLAGDGALELWELHRQLSQASDKGPGLKKVDELFLNQDFRRIGADQPEFIGQLNDIAYWKSQLAPDEGSRQWLLEVVRRAPQRIPVYLNLADQAWQYYEKAPTYTTQYALAQEYYRIYCGLRLQRNLSVPERVLQNLGLTQADPQACQAQWPLIEAVDNQDEPRVRQLLDSGLQAKTLGEDGRSALLHALDAPNFAIARLLLERGAETHGINGSEPLVMQALNKDLKADKDPQQAQRTQFLLNAGAAIDEPDARGKTLLMQRASAKDEEVFNWLFKHPQNLDLRESEEQRTALYEAIYRNNYPAAKRLVDAGAQLNFLYPSGRCYKGDRLDSVLYLLASQAPRSNIDKELDHQQMLGLFTLMLEKGADPTLGNDCSGDAYSKLRKVLEQRERPDWLAALDRHQATTDKNASRP, encoded by the coding sequence GAGTACGCCCGCACCATCATCCCGATGCCCACCGCTGCTGAAACACCGACGCCATCGGTGGGGTTGCTCAGCGGCTTTCGCGGTCTGTTTTACCTGAACGTCTATCGCGATCAGGACTACCGCGAACGCACGCAAAAACTCGGGCCGATTCCGCTGCTCACCGCCGAGGAGTTTCACAGCTGCATTACCGAGTTCCAGTACTTGAATCTGGGCTCGTCGGCCAGTCGTACCGACATCGCACCCGGCATTGTGGTCGATACGCTGGCGTTCGACTGCGTCAAAAGCAGCGGCTGGGAAACCAAGCGTTATCTGCTGATCGATTCGCGCGCACCCGGTACACCGTTGCTGGCGCTGGGGCGGATTCGCAACGATCACCTGCTGTCGTTCCAGCCATTGCAGGACACTCCGGCAGCAGTGCTCGACACCTGGCTAAAAGGCGTCGAAGGCGCCCGGGGCGCCCGGGGCGCCATGCGCTACCAAGTACCCGACGCCCCGCTGAGCATTGAAGTCGACCCCAAACCTTACCTGGCCGGCGACGGCGCGCTAGAGCTGTGGGAACTGCACCGACAACTGAGCCAGGCCAGTGACAAAGGCCCGGGGCTGAAGAAAGTCGATGAGCTGTTTTTGAATCAGGACTTTCGGCGGATCGGTGCCGATCAGCCGGAATTCATCGGCCAGCTCAATGACATTGCCTACTGGAAAAGCCAACTGGCGCCGGACGAGGGTTCACGGCAATGGCTGCTGGAAGTCGTACGCCGCGCGCCACAACGCATTCCGGTGTATCTCAACCTCGCGGATCAGGCCTGGCAGTACTATGAAAAGGCACCGACCTACACCACCCAATACGCATTGGCGCAGGAGTATTACCGGATCTACTGCGGGCTGCGTCTGCAACGGAATCTGAGTGTTCCCGAGCGTGTTTTGCAAAATCTCGGCCTCACCCAGGCCGACCCGCAAGCCTGCCAGGCGCAATGGCCCTTGATCGAGGCCGTCGACAATCAGGACGAGCCGCGCGTGCGGCAGTTGCTCGACAGCGGCCTGCAAGCCAAAACCCTCGGCGAGGACGGCCGCAGTGCCTTGTTGCATGCACTGGATGCGCCGAACTTCGCCATCGCCCGCCTGCTGCTCGAACGCGGCGCCGAAACCCACGGCATCAACGGCAGCGAGCCGCTGGTGATGCAGGCACTGAACAAGGACCTCAAGGCTGACAAGGATCCGCAGCAAGCCCAGCGCACGCAGTTCCTGCTCAACGCCGGTGCCGCCATCGACGAGCCCGATGCGCGCGGCAAGACCCTGCTGATGCAGCGAGCATCGGCCAAGGATGAAGAGGTGTTCAACTGGCTGTTCAAGCACCCGCAAAACCTGGATTTGCGGGAAAGCGAGGAACAGCGAACCGCGCTGTACGAAGCGATTTACCGCAACAACTATCCGGCGGCAAAACGTCTTGTTGACGCCGGGGCGCAGTTGAATTTTCTCTATCCTTCCGGACGTTGCTACAAGGGTGACCGCCTGGATTCGGTGCTCTATCTGCTGGCAAGCCAGGCCCCGAGAAGCAACATCGACAAAGAACTCGACCATCAGCAGATGCTCGGGCTGTTCACGCTGATGCTGGAAAAAGGCGCCGATCCGACGCTGGGAAATGATTGCAGCGGGGATGCCTACAGCAAATTGCGCAAGGTGCTAGAGCAACGCGAGCGACCGGATTGGCTGGCGGCGCTTGACCGTCATCAAGCCACGACGGATAAAAACGCAAGCCGTCCCTGA
- a CDS encoding PLP-dependent aminotransferase family protein, whose product MPDATTLSMPFNPAGIELDRRQGLTRQLYQALRLRVLDGRLASGTRLPASRDLALALGISRNSVVRAYDQLYAEGFIEGKVGDGTYVAQLPQTASLDKKLSTKVSTGFSTGLPTALSTNWLDLPVDPSSKVIHSDAMSRVQNNHLARPPSGPPRAFRVGVPAFDLFPFDVWAKLNAAFWRKPDLQQLCYGDPAGDARLRSLIAAYLRSSRGLQCTAEQIVITSGAQQGISLCAQLLVAPGDGVGIENPGYRAAGHAFAVAGGRLRGIAVDEEGIDCAALSAASDCRVAYVTPSHQYPTGVVMSLARRLELLAWAERTQGWIVEDDYDGEYRYTGAPLAPLAALDRQGRVLYVGTFGKVAFPALRLGYLVLPPGLVDAFSQRRAVDVRHSEVSTQAVMAEFMAAGHFQRHIRRMRRAALSRRNALLDGWPTGIAGVGKLPAVSAGLHLTVPVESIAREQQLIEQAARVDVEINGLSHYWLPDSSTASDQRAGLVLGFAAVPEPAIRAALTRLQQAWQEGKTALRPI is encoded by the coding sequence ATGCCTGATGCCACCACGTTGTCCATGCCCTTCAATCCGGCCGGAATCGAGCTCGACCGCCGTCAGGGCCTGACTCGTCAGCTCTACCAGGCGTTGCGCTTGCGTGTGCTCGACGGCCGTCTGGCCAGCGGTACACGATTGCCGGCCAGTCGCGATCTGGCGCTGGCCTTGGGTATTTCCCGCAACAGCGTGGTGCGGGCCTACGATCAGCTGTATGCCGAAGGCTTTATCGAGGGCAAAGTCGGGGATGGCACCTACGTCGCTCAATTACCCCAGACCGCGTCTTTGGATAAAAAACTATCCACAAAAGTATCCACAGGGTTTTCAACAGGCTTACCCACAGCCTTATCCACAAATTGGCTGGATTTACCTGTTGATCCATCCAGCAAAGTTATCCACAGCGACGCAATGAGTCGGGTCCAGAACAACCATTTGGCTCGTCCTCCGAGTGGCCCGCCACGCGCATTTCGAGTGGGCGTCCCGGCCTTTGATCTGTTCCCGTTCGACGTCTGGGCCAAGCTCAACGCGGCTTTCTGGCGCAAACCGGATCTTCAGCAACTGTGCTACGGCGATCCTGCCGGTGATGCGCGCTTGCGCAGCTTGATTGCGGCTTATTTGCGCAGCTCACGCGGTTTGCAGTGCACGGCTGAACAAATTGTGATCACCAGTGGCGCGCAACAGGGCATCAGCCTTTGTGCACAGCTGCTGGTGGCGCCGGGTGACGGCGTTGGCATCGAAAATCCCGGTTACCGCGCGGCGGGTCATGCCTTCGCTGTGGCAGGGGGCCGCTTGCGCGGTATCGCCGTGGATGAAGAAGGCATCGATTGCGCGGCGTTATCGGCGGCCAGTGATTGTCGCGTGGCGTACGTGACGCCCTCCCATCAATACCCGACAGGGGTGGTGATGAGTCTGGCGCGACGTCTGGAATTGCTCGCCTGGGCCGAACGGACCCAAGGCTGGATCGTCGAGGACGATTACGATGGCGAGTACCGCTATACCGGTGCGCCCTTGGCACCTTTGGCGGCACTCGATCGCCAGGGACGGGTGTTGTATGTCGGCACCTTCGGCAAAGTCGCCTTCCCGGCGTTGCGCCTTGGTTATCTGGTGCTGCCACCGGGGCTGGTGGACGCGTTCTCGCAACGCCGGGCGGTGGACGTCCGGCATTCCGAGGTGAGCACCCAAGCGGTGATGGCCGAGTTCATGGCCGCCGGGCATTTCCAGCGGCATATCCGGCGCATGCGCCGCGCTGCGCTCAGCCGTCGCAATGCGTTGCTCGACGGCTGGCCGACGGGCATTGCCGGCGTGGGTAAATTGCCCGCAGTGTCTGCCGGACTGCACCTGACCGTGCCGGTAGAGAGCATCGCCCGCGAGCAGCAACTGATTGAACAGGCTGCCCGCGTGGATGTGGAAATCAACGGTTTGAGCCATTACTGGCTGCCCGATTCATCGACCGCTTCCGATCAGCGCGCCGGTCTGGTCCTGGGCTTTGCCGCTGTGCCCGAACCTGCAATCAGGGCAGCACTGACGCGGTTGCAGCAGGCTTGGCAGGAGGGAAAAACAGCTCTTCGGCCAATTTAG
- a CDS encoding DUF6543 domain-containing protein produces the protein MPEISLPSAVDVLTQLVTGPSLREVATQALRPELKTLYPNLNIDPQLAMVVTPTWIVKDDRVVSGGDQVESLTDVLVRLGLSGTTVTYLDDEHFLTLHPGSESAFQLPVEVDALASLLNELAPLLFVAYREQQVDYWNRHTSPAHPRWYQLSDALRNLWNVDASLGWDADQQAMAHAVFRHPDKHQRLSGDKYKTRACLIDLDQGDGEKRTHVHVLDTAVLVGTHEKRTLIVTHSLVNGFRRFDSMEALGDALPRRYRENTAAGDLHWRLFEPDGNFFDHQACTLIALEADALGEINFFAGSTLNNLFPHNGTAGDHSEPAPRLKPHVDRLQPMLPSWLDNANAADQTSFSRHLLDLTVVQHQNAGKSFQSEVASLDTFTREALTRQIRKDHPKAGEVKIDEIEISITSLDVWGTFVVPFNSENQTFSLSELTLQNLEGMPLGNKTVRYRDGSALPDWLTVAYVEKLVTTVNIGKTYPAYLQKLLVDDSVQASALQKLYVRQLPIELPMLALQHKIRGEAGIDEQGYRYLLAALGDSAEDRVVDGQEIIISPLAFNAHHISSRADTVVNMFVIGPRQTDKGPYLLYRPLFEKPLIQYPSRTNLLYAIKHSRLLRESVLAWLPDDVRFNYSQYVFPAKMPSVWVIPQAVVNPVTAVDMLGVAQLHTRAITDDVLQTLHKANVEAILTQADRQTVSNAEARWASVKHGGWMLFNAALPFLGRGISTAAWIWQILDDLQEVSDGANQPTGKIAWTALADILLALGMVLAHRAAVGKAPRREIISAAETAERLLPTVVPEVVKPVRLPDVTTLELPVGHDTSLNASVALARSGPSLESLLDSLKTTKPKDLGTATTEGLHRHLFAHQKKWYAPVGKRWFEVQLNDNGDVQIIDSHQVPTRTGPLLTVTAGGRWVIDLRLRLRGGALRSRIAQARLEKQQKLAQLKSDISAFDLTMQPKQDTLADFHTALLEALPEKVEETRKQYLDTLESQLSEYTAHIDQLKALNLAEPVPNYRTAMIDRLTMQMFLCHSWFIERNLDYSTTLTATTDLFDHNATAQADHVAAFEKLNELTGKFIAKLEFAHTRFDELKLLGKEGVETQRRYQAKLPAYEINDLKMLEISLAQRLCLKAGPPESAADARIALEDVIEDAALNIQSSMDLSTDENLDNLAERIEATSNLAEQFTAIDQRFVDLLVEYPEHFQPERMAQVRKQINAFSEATVNRLGNLLRDQLLLGPKPGPSRPRTNFGKKIIKTRYKGTLVGEVRKSADGQDTDLVDVRAKVSGRLIATFHEKTPGEWVERVTPKTSPTPSRPNLKNSLAVGQTLIDDLPAFHKRTDGHIKRAKRIPAEAESLYQVHAVTLRSAREAIDQALIASNETADRVASTLVDALDSAAAALDKKGRKTRITLIKQQPPTAAHVQWLNNVGEVKISKTVSRRRLKGPKDFLDEYEISDARTGAALWYAHIHYDNATAPATASTARHMKTLEQRRLGGAYDMRNLSNQELIKIHRSAMTPKLAEELFFPPAKPAATASVLP, from the coding sequence ATGCCCGAAATCTCCTTGCCCAGCGCCGTTGATGTGCTGACGCAACTGGTGACCGGTCCGTCGCTGCGGGAAGTCGCCACCCAGGCTTTGCGCCCAGAGCTCAAGACCTTGTATCCGAACCTGAATATCGATCCGCAATTGGCGATGGTCGTGACCCCGACCTGGATCGTCAAAGACGACCGCGTCGTCAGCGGCGGCGATCAGGTCGAGTCCCTGACCGACGTGCTGGTGCGGCTCGGCCTGTCCGGTACCACCGTCACGTATCTGGACGATGAACACTTTCTGACCCTGCACCCCGGCAGCGAGTCCGCGTTCCAGTTGCCCGTGGAAGTCGACGCCCTCGCCAGCTTGCTCAACGAACTCGCGCCGCTGCTGTTCGTGGCGTACCGGGAACAACAGGTTGATTACTGGAACCGACATACCTCTCCCGCACACCCGCGCTGGTATCAACTGTCGGATGCTTTGCGCAACCTGTGGAATGTCGACGCGAGTCTGGGCTGGGACGCGGATCAGCAAGCCATGGCTCACGCCGTGTTCCGTCACCCCGACAAGCACCAGCGGCTGTCCGGCGACAAGTACAAGACCCGCGCCTGCCTGATCGACCTGGATCAGGGTGACGGTGAAAAGCGCACCCATGTACACGTTCTCGATACCGCCGTGCTGGTCGGTACCCATGAAAAGCGCACGCTGATCGTGACCCATTCGCTGGTGAATGGTTTCCGCCGTTTCGATTCGATGGAGGCGCTGGGTGATGCCCTGCCGCGTCGCTATCGTGAGAACACCGCCGCCGGTGACCTGCACTGGCGGTTGTTTGAGCCCGACGGCAACTTCTTCGATCATCAGGCTTGCACGCTGATCGCTCTGGAGGCCGATGCCCTTGGCGAGATCAACTTCTTCGCAGGCTCGACCCTCAATAACCTCTTTCCCCATAACGGCACGGCCGGCGATCACTCAGAGCCGGCGCCACGCCTCAAACCTCACGTCGACCGTCTGCAACCGATGCTGCCGTCCTGGCTCGACAACGCCAATGCGGCCGATCAGACCAGCTTCAGCCGACACCTGCTGGACCTGACCGTGGTGCAGCACCAGAACGCCGGCAAATCGTTTCAGAGTGAAGTGGCCAGCCTCGACACTTTTACCCGCGAAGCGCTGACCCGGCAGATCCGCAAGGATCATCCCAAGGCCGGCGAGGTAAAAATCGATGAGATCGAGATCAGCATCACCAGCCTGGATGTCTGGGGCACGTTTGTCGTGCCGTTCAACAGCGAGAACCAGACGTTCTCGTTGAGCGAACTGACGCTGCAAAACCTCGAAGGGATGCCGCTGGGCAACAAAACCGTGCGTTACAGGGACGGCAGCGCCTTGCCGGACTGGCTCACCGTGGCCTATGTGGAAAAACTGGTCACCACCGTCAACATCGGCAAAACCTATCCGGCGTACCTGCAGAAGCTCCTGGTCGACGATAGCGTCCAGGCATCGGCCCTGCAGAAGTTATATGTCCGTCAGTTGCCGATCGAACTGCCGATGCTGGCGCTGCAGCACAAGATTCGTGGCGAGGCCGGCATTGACGAGCAAGGTTACCGCTACCTGTTGGCCGCCCTCGGTGACAGCGCCGAGGACCGTGTAGTCGACGGGCAGGAAATCATCATCAGCCCCCTGGCGTTCAATGCCCACCACATCAGCTCAAGGGCCGACACCGTGGTCAACATGTTTGTCATCGGCCCGCGTCAGACCGACAAGGGTCCTTATCTGCTTTATCGACCCCTGTTCGAAAAACCGTTGATCCAGTACCCCAGTCGCACCAATCTGCTCTATGCGATCAAGCACTCGCGACTGCTGCGCGAGTCGGTGCTCGCCTGGTTGCCGGATGATGTTCGTTTCAACTACAGCCAGTACGTGTTCCCGGCCAAGATGCCGTCGGTGTGGGTCATTCCTCAAGCAGTGGTCAATCCCGTCACTGCCGTCGACATGCTCGGTGTCGCCCAGTTGCACACCCGCGCGATCACCGACGATGTCCTGCAGACGCTGCACAAAGCCAACGTCGAGGCCATCCTCACTCAGGCCGACCGCCAGACGGTCTCCAACGCCGAAGCACGCTGGGCCTCGGTAAAACACGGCGGCTGGATGCTGTTCAACGCCGCCCTGCCGTTCCTCGGGCGGGGCATCAGTACCGCCGCCTGGATCTGGCAGATCCTCGACGATTTGCAGGAAGTCAGCGATGGCGCAAATCAGCCGACCGGCAAGATCGCCTGGACCGCGCTCGCCGATATCCTGCTGGCGCTCGGCATGGTGCTGGCCCACCGCGCTGCCGTCGGCAAGGCGCCCCGGCGCGAAATCATCAGCGCGGCGGAAACGGCAGAACGGTTGCTGCCAACAGTTGTTCCCGAAGTCGTCAAACCGGTGCGGCTGCCAGACGTTACAACCCTCGAACTGCCGGTCGGCCATGACACATCGCTCAATGCGAGCGTTGCATTGGCGCGTTCAGGCCCCAGTCTTGAGTCACTGCTCGACAGCCTGAAAACCACAAAGCCCAAAGACCTCGGCACTGCAACCACCGAAGGCCTGCATCGGCACCTCTTTGCTCACCAGAAAAAATGGTACGCCCCCGTCGGCAAACGCTGGTTCGAGGTGCAACTTAACGACAACGGCGATGTGCAAATCATCGATTCGCATCAAGTGCCCACACGTACTGGGCCTTTGCTGACCGTTACCGCCGGCGGGCGATGGGTCATCGATCTGCGGTTGCGTCTGCGCGGCGGCGCGCTGCGCAGTCGTATCGCGCAAGCACGCCTGGAAAAACAACAGAAGCTGGCTCAGTTGAAGAGTGACATCAGCGCGTTCGATCTGACGATGCAACCCAAGCAGGACACACTGGCCGATTTCCATACAGCCTTGCTTGAGGCACTGCCGGAAAAAGTAGAGGAGACCCGCAAGCAGTACCTCGACACCCTTGAATCGCAACTCAGCGAGTACACGGCCCACATCGACCAGCTCAAGGCACTGAACCTGGCGGAGCCGGTACCCAACTACCGCACGGCGATGATCGACCGGCTGACCATGCAAATGTTTTTGTGCCACTCCTGGTTTATCGAACGCAATCTCGATTACAGCACTACCCTGACGGCGACGACGGACCTGTTCGATCACAACGCGACGGCGCAAGCAGACCATGTCGCGGCCTTCGAAAAATTGAACGAGCTGACCGGCAAGTTCATTGCGAAGCTGGAGTTTGCCCACACGCGCTTCGATGAACTGAAACTGCTTGGCAAAGAAGGTGTCGAGACCCAACGCCGTTACCAGGCCAAGCTCCCCGCTTATGAAATCAACGACCTGAAAATGCTCGAGATCAGCCTGGCGCAGAGACTCTGTCTCAAGGCGGGTCCGCCAGAAAGCGCGGCTGACGCCAGAATTGCCCTGGAAGACGTGATTGAAGATGCCGCACTCAACATCCAGAGTTCGATGGACCTGAGCACTGATGAAAACCTGGACAACCTCGCCGAACGAATAGAAGCCACGAGCAATCTGGCCGAACAATTTACCGCCATCGACCAGCGCTTTGTCGACCTGCTCGTCGAGTACCCCGAACACTTTCAGCCCGAGCGGATGGCGCAAGTGCGCAAGCAGATCAATGCATTCAGCGAAGCCACGGTGAACAGGCTGGGCAACCTGTTGCGCGACCAACTCCTGCTGGGGCCGAAGCCCGGCCCCTCACGCCCCAGGACAAACTTCGGCAAAAAAATCATCAAGACCCGCTACAAAGGCACGCTTGTCGGTGAAGTCCGAAAAAGCGCCGATGGCCAGGACACTGACCTGGTGGACGTGCGAGCGAAAGTATCGGGCAGACTCATCGCCACGTTTCATGAAAAAACGCCCGGGGAGTGGGTCGAGCGAGTTACACCGAAGACATCGCCAACCCCGTCCAGGCCGAATCTGAAAAACAGTCTTGCCGTGGGACAAACCTTGATCGACGACCTGCCCGCGTTCCACAAGCGAACCGATGGCCATATCAAACGCGCCAAACGCATACCGGCCGAAGCTGAATCGCTCTACCAAGTGCATGCCGTGACTCTGCGCAGCGCCAGAGAGGCCATCGATCAGGCCTTGATCGCCAGCAACGAGACCGCAGATCGTGTGGCGTCCACGCTGGTGGACGCGCTCGACAGCGCAGCGGCAGCGCTCGATAAAAAGGGCCGAAAAACCCGGATTACCTTGATCAAACAGCAGCCGCCGACGGCCGCCCATGTTCAATGGCTGAACAATGTCGGTGAAGTGAAAATCAGCAAAACCGTTTCTCGCCGCCGCCTCAAAGGCCCTAAAGACTTTCTCGATGAATATGAAATCAGCGACGCCAGAACCGGCGCAGCGTTGTGGTACGCGCACATTCACTATGACAACGCCACCGCCCCGGCCACCGCGTCGACGGCTCGCCATATGAAAACCCTGGAGCAGCGGCGCCTTGGCGGTGCCTACGACATGCGCAACCTGAGCAATCAGGAACTCATCAAAATTCACCGCAGCGCGATGACGCCTAAATTGGCCGAAGAGCTGTTTTTCCCTCCTGCCAAGCCTGCTGCAACCGCGTCAGTGCTGCCCTGA
- a CDS encoding histone deacetylase family protein, whose protein sequence is MLTIYSDDHHLHHGRCELIDGQLKPCFEMPSRADHVLQRVQNQHLGPVEAPKDFGLEPIARIHSRDYLDFFKGAWARWTEFNTDGDLLPYTWPARTLRAIKPTSLHGQLGYYSFDGGAPITAGTWQAAYSAAQVALTAQAAIQHGARSAFALCRPPGHHAASDLMGGYCYLNNAAIAAQAFLDQGHQKVAILDVDYHHGNGTQSIFYERSDVLFTSIHGHPEAEFPFFLGYDDERGEGAGEGFNFNYPLPAGSGWDVWSAALDQACNEIDRYGADIIVVSLGVDTFKDDPISQFKLDSPDYLAMGKRIAALGKPTLFVMEGGYAVEEIGINAVNVLEGFESAQ, encoded by the coding sequence ATGCTGACGATCTACTCGGACGATCATCACCTGCACCATGGCCGCTGCGAATTGATCGACGGCCAGCTCAAGCCGTGTTTCGAGATGCCGTCGCGCGCCGACCATGTACTGCAACGTGTGCAGAACCAGCACCTGGGGCCGGTCGAGGCACCGAAGGATTTTGGCCTTGAACCGATCGCGCGCATCCACAGCCGCGACTACCTCGACTTTTTCAAAGGTGCATGGGCGCGCTGGACCGAATTCAACACCGACGGCGATCTGCTGCCCTACACCTGGCCGGCGCGCACCTTGCGCGCGATCAAACCGACCAGCCTGCATGGTCAGCTGGGTTACTACAGCTTCGACGGCGGCGCGCCGATCACCGCCGGCACCTGGCAAGCGGCGTACAGCGCAGCGCAGGTCGCACTGACCGCGCAAGCGGCCATTCAACATGGCGCACGCAGTGCCTTTGCATTGTGTCGGCCACCGGGACACCACGCGGCCAGCGATTTGATGGGTGGTTATTGCTACCTCAACAACGCTGCCATTGCTGCGCAGGCGTTTCTCGATCAGGGCCACCAAAAGGTTGCGATCCTCGACGTCGACTATCACCACGGCAACGGCACGCAGTCGATTTTCTATGAGCGCAGCGACGTGTTGTTCACCTCGATCCACGGTCACCCGGAAGCGGAGTTTCCGTTCTTTCTCGGCTATGACGATGAGCGCGGCGAAGGGGCCGGTGAGGGTTTCAATTTCAACTATCCGTTGCCGGCCGGATCGGGCTGGGATGTCTGGAGCGCGGCGCTGGACCAGGCCTGCAACGAGATCGACCGCTACGGCGCCGACATCATTGTCGTGTCGCTCGGTGTCGATACATTCAAGGACGATCCGATCTCGCAATTCAAACTCGACAGCCCGGACTACCTGGCGATGGGCAAACGCATTGCCGCCCTGGGCAAACCCACGCTGTTCGTCATGGAAGGCGGTTATGCCGTGGAGGAAATCGGCATTAACGCCGTGAACGTACTGGAAGGTTTTGAAAGCGCTCAGTAA